A section of the Novipirellula caenicola genome encodes:
- a CDS encoding sulfatase, translated as MCPTRTQTFSAILALLAGMLTSGIDSPLMAGERPNIVFILVDDLGWSDLGCYGHPWHETPHIDRLASEGMRFTSAYSPAPICSAARASILTGKAVPRLGFEFVTKEEPGHQRIEGDVPLTTPPLTLNLPLAETTIAERMATQGYQTAFFGKWHVSQHHRRYLGWHPEYGPPKQGFEVAVEDFGDHPYAWTKANRKIESDAGVIPDDSMVQKVTDFIRRSHDRPYFLMASSFYVHTPVKNRCRWLVEKYDAKLPATIPQRAKRLQYAAFVETLDHHVGEILAAIDESGQRDNTLVVFLSDNGGHPEYCGNAPLRGSKWNLYEGGIRVPMIARWPTAVTAGATCDTAVIGYDLLPTFVDISGDDANIATQNNVDGVSIQPLLDHPELQLDRSLIWHFPYYHPETGFRDAKATIGVNDFAVSQTCPQSALRHGRYKIIHFAENDRIELYDLQTDLAEQHDMSASHPEIAAQMRVRLQTHLTTMNARRALPKEKK; from the coding sequence ATGTGCCCCACCAGGACCCAAACCTTCTCCGCGATCCTCGCCTTGCTGGCGGGAATGTTGACCAGCGGAATTGATTCGCCACTGATGGCCGGAGAACGCCCGAACATCGTGTTCATCTTGGTGGACGATTTGGGTTGGTCGGACTTGGGGTGTTATGGTCACCCATGGCATGAAACACCGCACATCGATCGTCTGGCGAGCGAAGGCATGCGGTTTACGAGTGCCTATTCGCCGGCACCGATCTGCTCGGCAGCGCGGGCCAGTATCTTGACGGGTAAAGCCGTCCCGCGACTCGGTTTCGAATTTGTCACCAAGGAAGAACCAGGCCATCAGCGGATCGAAGGAGACGTCCCGCTGACAACGCCGCCGCTCACCCTGAATCTGCCGCTTGCCGAAACCACGATCGCCGAGCGAATGGCGACGCAGGGTTACCAAACCGCGTTTTTCGGCAAATGGCACGTCAGCCAGCATCATCGACGTTACCTAGGTTGGCATCCCGAGTATGGTCCTCCGAAGCAAGGTTTCGAAGTCGCGGTGGAAGACTTTGGCGACCATCCCTACGCCTGGACCAAAGCGAATCGCAAAATCGAGTCCGACGCGGGGGTCATCCCCGACGATTCGATGGTGCAAAAGGTAACCGATTTTATCCGCCGCTCTCACGACCGCCCCTACTTTTTAATGGCATCGTCGTTTTATGTTCACACGCCGGTAAAGAATCGCTGTCGTTGGCTAGTGGAAAAATACGACGCCAAGCTTCCTGCAACGATTCCACAGCGTGCGAAGCGACTGCAGTACGCAGCGTTTGTGGAAACGTTGGACCATCATGTTGGCGAGATCCTTGCTGCGATCGACGAATCGGGACAACGGGACAATACGTTGGTCGTATTTTTGTCAGACAATGGCGGTCACCCCGAATACTGTGGCAACGCTCCGCTGCGAGGATCCAAGTGGAACCTTTACGAAGGCGGCATTCGCGTGCCGATGATCGCTCGCTGGCCCACAGCCGTCACGGCGGGTGCAACCTGCGACACCGCCGTGATCGGCTACGACCTGCTGCCCACCTTTGTGGACATCAGCGGTGACGATGCCAATATCGCGACCCAAAACAATGTCGATGGTGTCAGCATCCAACCTTTGCTGGATCACCCCGAGTTACAATTGGACCGCAGCCTGATTTGGCATTTTCCGTACTATCACCCCGAGACTGGTTTTCGCGATGCCAAGGCGACGATCGGGGTGAACGATTTTGCGGTTAGCCAAACGTGTCCGCAATCAGCACTTCGCCACGGACGCTACAAAATCATTCATTTTGCGGAAAACGATCGTATCGAGTTGTACGATCTTCAAACCGATCTTGCCGAACAGCACGATATGAGTGCCTCGCATCCCGAGATCGCCGCGCAGATGCGTGTTAGACTTCAGACTCATTTGACCACGATGAACGCCCGCCGAGCCCTACCGAAAGAAAAGAAATGA
- a CDS encoding sodium:solute symporter, which produces MIAAVFFTGVDWFVLLGYFVAIMALGLFFWRRNNTADQFTAGGRTLPGWLCGLSIFATYLSSISYLALPGKAFVDNWNAFAFSLALPFAAAIAVRFFLPLYRRSGEVSAYSLLEHRFGLWARLYASCFYLLFQIARIGVVMYLMALPMAVLFGWDIRIVIVVTGIIVTIYSFVGGIVAVIWADAIQAIVLLAGALLALGILLFDMPGGPSEVIEVANRHDKFSLGSTSLLAISQPTLWVVLAYGLFDNLRNFGVDQSYVQRYIAASTDREAAKSVWVGALLYVPVSALFLFIGSSLFAYYESHPEQTQEVRLIVAEQKMMQAGITPDAPEYASRLNETMDGLTETDLGDRVFPHFIASNLPMGARGLLIAAVFAAAMSTVSTSLNSSATLVMSDFYKRLLRPDSSDTEHVRVLRGSTIAWGAMGTMMALALVRLTESALDIWWILSAVLGAAIIGLFLLGIMVPKIRGGAAVFVLLIGMTLIAWMAASKTDYWPSQYSGLASPFHPLLVIVVGPTAIVLLGWLVTKFLSKKPNEVTGD; this is translated from the coding sequence GTGATTGCCGCTGTTTTCTTTACCGGGGTCGACTGGTTCGTACTGCTGGGCTACTTCGTTGCCATCATGGCATTGGGGTTGTTTTTCTGGCGACGCAATAACACTGCGGACCAATTTACGGCCGGAGGGCGGACGTTGCCGGGATGGTTATGTGGCTTATCCATCTTTGCCACGTACCTAAGCAGCATCAGCTATTTGGCATTACCGGGCAAAGCGTTTGTCGACAATTGGAACGCGTTTGCCTTCTCATTGGCGCTGCCGTTTGCTGCCGCTATTGCGGTTCGATTCTTCCTGCCTTTGTATCGCCGCTCGGGCGAGGTGTCGGCCTATTCGTTGCTGGAACACCGTTTTGGTTTATGGGCACGGCTGTACGCGAGCTGCTTTTACCTGCTATTCCAGATTGCCCGCATCGGGGTGGTGATGTACTTGATGGCGCTGCCGATGGCGGTGCTGTTTGGCTGGGACATCCGCATCGTGATTGTGGTGACTGGGATTATCGTGACGATCTATTCGTTTGTTGGCGGAATCGTCGCGGTGATTTGGGCCGATGCGATTCAAGCCATCGTGTTGTTGGCCGGAGCCCTATTGGCGCTTGGCATCCTGCTGTTTGACATGCCGGGCGGGCCGAGCGAAGTGATCGAGGTGGCCAACCGTCACGATAAATTTTCACTCGGCAGCACATCGCTGTTGGCGATATCGCAACCGACGCTGTGGGTCGTATTGGCGTATGGGCTGTTCGACAACCTCCGAAACTTTGGCGTCGACCAAAGTTATGTCCAGCGTTACATCGCGGCCAGCACGGATCGTGAAGCTGCCAAAAGCGTTTGGGTCGGAGCCTTGTTGTATGTGCCCGTTAGCGCATTGTTTTTGTTTATCGGTTCGTCGCTTTTTGCTTACTACGAGAGCCACCCTGAACAAACGCAAGAAGTCCGCTTGATCGTCGCCGAACAGAAGATGATGCAGGCCGGGATCACGCCGGATGCACCGGAGTACGCTTCGCGGCTGAACGAGACGATGGACGGATTGACCGAAACCGACCTTGGCGACCGCGTTTTCCCTCATTTCATTGCCTCGAATCTGCCAATGGGAGCCCGCGGATTGTTGATCGCGGCGGTGTTTGCCGCGGCAATGAGCACCGTTTCGACGTCGCTGAACTCATCCGCAACGTTGGTGATGAGCGATTTCTACAAGCGATTGCTTCGCCCTGATTCCTCGGACACCGAACACGTCCGCGTGCTGCGTGGATCGACGATTGCATGGGGAGCGATGGGTACGATGATGGCACTGGCGCTAGTCCGGCTGACCGAAAGTGCGCTGGATATTTGGTGGATACTATCGGCGGTACTTGGGGCGGCCATCATCGGATTATTCCTACTTGGCATCATGGTCCCCAAGATTCGCGGCGGCGCGGCGGTGTTCGTGTTGCTCATCGGAATGACATTGATCGCATGGATGGCCGCATCCAAAACCGACTACTGGCCTTCGCAGTACAGCGGGCTCGCCAGCCCGTTTCATCCGCTGCTGGTGATCGTGGTCGGCCCCACCGCAATCGTCCTGCTCGGTTGGCTGGTGACAAAATTCCTCAGCAAAAAACCGAACGAAGTCACGGGCGATTAG
- a CDS encoding dihydrodipicolinate synthase family protein encodes MSTIAKPTKLSLQGIVPPLVTPLTARDTLDHEGLERLLSHVIEGGVSAVFILGTTGEAPSLSYRLRREMISETIRIVERRIPVLVGIADTAFVETVNLARYAADCGADAAVLTTPYYFPAGQTELTSYVQNIAQQVPLPIMLYNMPGLTKVWYEIETLRTLSSIPSIIGVKDSSGDLDYFGQVCQLKLDRPDWTVLLGPEALLQEAHRLGGDGGVNGGANVMPELFVQCYNALRDGDEATVTERRELILEFQKIYEVGKYASRHIKATKSALSLIGICSDLPADPFHPFLAPQRERVAEVLRGVGAL; translated from the coding sequence ATGTCAACCATCGCCAAACCAACGAAACTTTCACTGCAGGGGATCGTGCCTCCGTTGGTCACGCCTCTTACCGCTCGCGACACGCTGGACCACGAAGGCTTAGAGCGGTTGTTGAGTCACGTGATCGAAGGCGGCGTATCGGCTGTGTTCATTCTGGGGACAACCGGTGAAGCCCCGAGCTTGAGCTACCGTCTGCGTCGCGAGATGATTTCCGAAACGATTCGCATCGTCGAGAGACGCATTCCGGTGTTGGTGGGGATTGCGGACACGGCGTTTGTCGAAACGGTCAACCTTGCCCGCTACGCCGCCGATTGCGGAGCGGACGCGGCCGTATTGACGACACCTTATTATTTTCCCGCCGGGCAAACCGAATTGACGTCCTATGTGCAGAACATTGCACAGCAGGTCCCATTGCCGATCATGCTGTACAACATGCCGGGATTGACGAAGGTTTGGTACGAGATCGAAACGCTGCGAACGCTCTCTAGCATTCCGTCAATCATCGGGGTCAAGGACAGCAGTGGTGACTTGGACTACTTTGGCCAAGTTTGCCAATTGAAACTCGATCGTCCCGATTGGACGGTGCTGCTAGGCCCCGAAGCCCTGTTGCAGGAGGCTCATCGATTGGGCGGCGACGGCGGCGTCAACGGCGGGGCGAACGTGATGCCGGAACTGTTTGTCCAGTGCTACAACGCGCTGCGTGACGGCGACGAAGCGACCGTGACCGAGCGGCGTGAACTGATCTTGGAGTTCCAAAAGATCTACGAGGTCGGCAAGTACGCATCCCGCCACATCAAAGCGACCAAGTCGGCTTTGTCGTTGATTGGAATCTGCAGCGACCTGCCTGCGGATCCATTCCATCCATTCCTTGCCCCTCAGCGTGAACGTGTTGCCGAGGTATTGCGAGGGGTCGGGGCTCTGTGA